In Brienomyrus brachyistius isolate T26 unplaced genomic scaffold, BBRACH_0.4 scaffold41, whole genome shotgun sequence, a single genomic region encodes these proteins:
- the LOC125722663 gene encoding zona pellucida sperm-binding protein 3-like isoform X29 codes for MAVHEGVIVLLLLLGCSCEAQLKSGFLVKTPQVAAVYQNGLGAPQVVAAGYQVGVGAPQVASTGYQVGVGAPQVASTGYQVGVGAPQVASTGYQVGVGATKVGATGFQVGVGAPQVASTGFQVGVGGTGYQVGVGAPKVGAAGYLSKQVAPALVKSVTGMQVNPDSVRVVCGEDSVMVDVLQDLLAIGQLINASDITLGGCAPTGQDASGTVRFQSVLQACGSTLMMTADALVYSFALIYTPSGINGSPIVRTNGAVVGIECHYLRKQNVSSNALVPTWIPYYATMAAEAQLNFSLRLMDDAWQNERASNVYFLGSVLNIEASVLVGNSQPLRVFVDSCVATLVPDVTSLPSYAFVQNSGCLTDAKVTGSRSQFLPRKQDDKLQLQLDAFRFSQDGRSSLYITCSLRATVASVPVDSQHKACSFSLAANRWVSVDGNDQVCGCCDASCGLAGVAGAQGTGVLGPIAIQQGPPTASQPGQLYILKG; via the exons ATGGCAGTGCATGAGGGGGTTATAGTGCTGCTTCTTCTTTTAGGTTGCAGCTGTGAAGCTCAACTGAAGTCTGGGTTTCTTGTGAAGACCCCTCAAGTGGCTGCAGTTTATCAAAATGGAttaggtgctccccaggtggtggcagctggctatcaggttggcgtaggggctccccaggtggcttcgaccggctatcag gttggcgtaggggctccccaggtggcttcgaccggctatcaggttggcgtaggggctccccaggtggcttcgaccggctatcag gttggcgtaggggctaccAAGGTGGGGgcgaccggcttccaggttggcgtaggggctccccaggtggcttcgactggcttccaggttggcgtgggggggaccggctatcaggttggcgtaggggctcccaaGGTGGGGGCGGCCGGCTATCTGAGCAAGCAAGTTGCTCCTGCTCTGGTTAAATCTGTGACTGGAATGCAAGTGAACCCTGATAGtgtgagggttgtatgtggggaGGATTCGGTTATGGTGGATGTGCTACAGGACCTTCTAGCTATTGGCCAGCTGATCAATGCTTCAGACATCACCCTTGGTGGTTGTGCACCCACTGGGCAGGATGCTTCTGGCACAGTGAGGTTTCAGTCTGTGCTGCAGGCCTGTGGAAGTACACTGATG ATGACTGCTGATGCCCTGGTCTATAGCTTTGCATTGATCTACACCCCCAGTGGTATTAATGGCAGccccattgtgaggaccaatggTGCTGTGGTTGGCATTGAGTGTCACTATTTGAG GAAGCAGAATGTGAGCAGCAATGCCCTGGTGCCAACCTGGATCCCCTACTATGCTACAATGGCGGCTGAGGCACAACTGAATTTCTCACTGAGGCTGATGGATG ATGCATGGCAGAATGAGAGGGCCTCCAATGTGTACTTCCTGGGAAGTGTCCTGAACATTGAAGCCTCTGTCCTTGTGGGCAACAGTCAGCCCCTGCGTGTCTTTGTGGACAGCTGTGTGGCCACCTTGGTCCCTGATGTGACCTCTCTCCCTAGCTATGCCTTTGTGCAGAACTCTGG GTGCCTGACTGATGCCAAGGTGACAGGATCCCGCTCCCAGTTCCTGCCCAGAAAGCAGGATGACAAGCTGCAGCTTCAGCTGGATGCTTTCAGGTTCTCTCAGGATGGCAGGAGCTCA CTGTACATTACTTGCAGCCTGAGAGCAACAGTGGCTTCTGTGCCTGTGGATTCCCAACACAAGGCTTGTTCCTTCTCTCTTGCCGCTAACAG GTGGGTGTCTGTGGATGGGAATGAccaggtgtgtggctgctgtGACGCCAGCTGTGGGCTTGCAGGTGTAGCAG GTGCTCAAGGCACAGGTGTTCTGGGCCCCATTGCTATCCAACAGGGTCCTCCCACGGCTAGTCAGCCTGGACAGCTGTATATTCTGAAGGGATAG
- the LOC125722663 gene encoding zona pellucida sperm-binding protein 3-like isoform X38 → MAVHEGVIVLLLLLGCSCEAQLKSGFLVKTPQVAAVYQNGLGAPQVVAAGYQVGVGAPQVASTGYQVGVGAPQVSSTGYQVGVGAPQVASTGYQVGVGAPQVASTGFQVGVGGTGYQVGVGAPKVGAAGYLSKQVAPALVKSVTGMQVNPDSVRVVCGEDSVMVDVLQDLLAIGQLINASDITLGGCAPTGQDASGTVRFQSVLQACGSTLMMTADALVYSFALIYTPSGINGSPIVRTNGAVVGIECHYLRKQNVSSNALVPTWIPYYATMAAEAQLNFSLRLMDDAWQNERASNVYFLGSVLNIEASVLVGNSQPLRVFVDSCVATLVPDVTSLPSYAFVQNSGCLTDAKVTGSRSQFLPRKQDDKLQLQLDAFRFSQDGRSSLYITCSLRATVASVPVDSQHKACSFSLAANRWVSVDGNDQVCGCCDASCGLAGVAGAQGTGVLGPIAIQQGPPTASQPGQLYILKG, encoded by the exons ATGGCAGTGCATGAGGGGGTTATAGTGCTGCTTCTTCTTTTAGGTTGCAGCTGTGAAGCTCAACTGAAGTCTGGGTTTCTTGTGAAGACCCCTCAAGTGGCTGCAGTTTATCAAAATGGAttaggtgctccccaggtggtggcagctggctatcaggttggcgtaggggctccccaggtggcttcgaccggctatcag gttggcgtaggggctccccaggtgtcttcgaccggctatcaggttggcgtaggggctccccaggtggcttcgaccggctatcag gttggcgtaggggctccccaggtggcttcgactggcttccaggttggcgtgggggggaccggctatcaggttggcgtaggggctcccaaGGTGGGGGCGGCCGGCTATCTGAGCAAGCAAGTTGCTCCTGCTCTGGTTAAATCTGTGACTGGAATGCAAGTGAACCCTGATAGtgtgagggttgtatgtggggaGGATTCGGTTATGGTGGATGTGCTACAGGACCTTCTAGCTATTGGCCAGCTGATCAATGCTTCAGACATCACCCTTGGTGGTTGTGCACCCACTGGGCAGGATGCTTCTGGCACAGTGAGGTTTCAGTCTGTGCTGCAGGCCTGTGGAAGTACACTGATG ATGACTGCTGATGCCCTGGTCTATAGCTTTGCATTGATCTACACCCCCAGTGGTATTAATGGCAGccccattgtgaggaccaatggTGCTGTGGTTGGCATTGAGTGTCACTATTTGAG GAAGCAGAATGTGAGCAGCAATGCCCTGGTGCCAACCTGGATCCCCTACTATGCTACAATGGCGGCTGAGGCACAACTGAATTTCTCACTGAGGCTGATGGATG ATGCATGGCAGAATGAGAGGGCCTCCAATGTGTACTTCCTGGGAAGTGTCCTGAACATTGAAGCCTCTGTCCTTGTGGGCAACAGTCAGCCCCTGCGTGTCTTTGTGGACAGCTGTGTGGCCACCTTGGTCCCTGATGTGACCTCTCTCCCTAGCTATGCCTTTGTGCAGAACTCTGG GTGCCTGACTGATGCCAAGGTGACAGGATCCCGCTCCCAGTTCCTGCCCAGAAAGCAGGATGACAAGCTGCAGCTTCAGCTGGATGCTTTCAGGTTCTCTCAGGATGGCAGGAGCTCA CTGTACATTACTTGCAGCCTGAGAGCAACAGTGGCTTCTGTGCCTGTGGATTCCCAACACAAGGCTTGTTCCTTCTCTCTTGCCGCTAACAG GTGGGTGTCTGTGGATGGGAATGAccaggtgtgtggctgctgtGACGCCAGCTGTGGGCTTGCAGGTGTAGCAG GTGCTCAAGGCACAGGTGTTCTGGGCCCCATTGCTATCCAACAGGGTCCTCCCACGGCTAGTCAGCCTGGACAGCTGTATATTCTGAAGGGATAG
- the LOC125722663 gene encoding zona pellucida sperm-binding protein 3-like isoform X6 produces the protein MAVHEGVIVLLLLLGCSCEAQLKSGFLVKTPQVAAVYQNGLGAPQVVAAGYQVGVGAPQVASTGYQVGVGAPQVVAAGYQVGVGAPQVVAAGYQVGVGAPQVASTGYQVGVGAPQVASTGYQVGVGAPQVASTGYQVGVGAPQVSSTGYQVGVGAPQVASTGFQVGVGGTGYQVGVGAPKVGAAGYLSKQVAPALVKSVTGMQVNPDSVRVVCGEDSVMVDVLQDLLAIGQLINASDITLGGCAPTGQDASGTVRFQSVLQACGSTLMMTADALVYSFALIYTPSGINGSPIVRTNGAVVGIECHYLRKQNVSSNALVPTWIPYYATMAAEAQLNFSLRLMDDAWQNERASNVYFLGSVLNIEASVLVGNSQPLRVFVDSCVATLVPDVTSLPSYAFVQNSGCLTDAKVTGSRSQFLPRKQDDKLQLQLDAFRFSQDGRSSLYITCSLRATVASVPVDSQHKACSFSLAANRWVSVDGNDQVCGCCDASCGLAGVAGAQGTGVLGPIAIQQGPPTASQPGQLYILKG, from the exons ATGGCAGTGCATGAGGGGGTTATAGTGCTGCTTCTTCTTTTAGGTTGCAGCTGTGAAGCTCAACTGAAGTCTGGGTTTCTTGTGAAGACCCCTCAAGTGGCTGCAGTTTATCAAAATGGAttaggtgctccccaggtggtggcagctggctatcaggttggcgtaggggctccccaggtggcttcgaccggctatcaggttggcgtaggggctccccaggtggtggcagctggctatcaggttggcgtaggggctccccaggtggtggcagctggctatcaggttggcgtaggggctccccaggtggcttcgactggctatcag gttggcgtaggggctccccaggtggcttcgaccggctatcaggttggcgtaggggctccccaggtggcttcgaccggctatcaggttggcgtaggggctccccaggtgtcttcgaccggctatcag gttggcgtaggggctccccaggtggcttcgactggcttccaggttggcgtgggggggaccggctatcaggttggcgtaggggctcccaaGGTGGGGGCGGCCGGCTATCTGAGCAAGCAAGTTGCTCCTGCTCTGGTTAAATCTGTGACTGGAATGCAAGTGAACCCTGATAGtgtgagggttgtatgtggggaGGATTCGGTTATGGTGGATGTGCTACAGGACCTTCTAGCTATTGGCCAGCTGATCAATGCTTCAGACATCACCCTTGGTGGTTGTGCACCCACTGGGCAGGATGCTTCTGGCACAGTGAGGTTTCAGTCTGTGCTGCAGGCCTGTGGAAGTACACTGATG ATGACTGCTGATGCCCTGGTCTATAGCTTTGCATTGATCTACACCCCCAGTGGTATTAATGGCAGccccattgtgaggaccaatggTGCTGTGGTTGGCATTGAGTGTCACTATTTGAG GAAGCAGAATGTGAGCAGCAATGCCCTGGTGCCAACCTGGATCCCCTACTATGCTACAATGGCGGCTGAGGCACAACTGAATTTCTCACTGAGGCTGATGGATG ATGCATGGCAGAATGAGAGGGCCTCCAATGTGTACTTCCTGGGAAGTGTCCTGAACATTGAAGCCTCTGTCCTTGTGGGCAACAGTCAGCCCCTGCGTGTCTTTGTGGACAGCTGTGTGGCCACCTTGGTCCCTGATGTGACCTCTCTCCCTAGCTATGCCTTTGTGCAGAACTCTGG GTGCCTGACTGATGCCAAGGTGACAGGATCCCGCTCCCAGTTCCTGCCCAGAAAGCAGGATGACAAGCTGCAGCTTCAGCTGGATGCTTTCAGGTTCTCTCAGGATGGCAGGAGCTCA CTGTACATTACTTGCAGCCTGAGAGCAACAGTGGCTTCTGTGCCTGTGGATTCCCAACACAAGGCTTGTTCCTTCTCTCTTGCCGCTAACAG GTGGGTGTCTGTGGATGGGAATGAccaggtgtgtggctgctgtGACGCCAGCTGTGGGCTTGCAGGTGTAGCAG GTGCTCAAGGCACAGGTGTTCTGGGCCCCATTGCTATCCAACAGGGTCCTCCCACGGCTAGTCAGCCTGGACAGCTGTATATTCTGAAGGGATAG
- the LOC125722663 gene encoding zona pellucida sperm-binding protein 3-like isoform X3, with the protein MAVHEGVIVLLLLLGCSCEAQLKSGFLVKTPQVAAVYQNGLGAPQVVAAGYQVGVGAPQVASTGYQVGVGAPQVVAAGYQVGVGAPQVVAAGYQVGVGAPQVASTGYQVGVGAPQVASTGYQVGVGAPQVASTGYQVGVGATKVGATGFQVGVGAPQVASTGFQVGVGGTGYQVGVGAPKVGAAGYLSKQVAPALVKSVTGMQVNPDSVRVVCGEDSVMVDVLQDLLAIGQLINASDITLGGCAPTGQDASGTVRFQSVLQACGSTLMMTADALVYSFALIYTPSGINGSPIVRTNGAVVGIECHYLRKQNVSSNALVPTWIPYYATMAAEAQLNFSLRLMDDAWQNERASNVYFLGSVLNIEASVLVGNSQPLRVFVDSCVATLVPDVTSLPSYAFVQNSGCLTDAKVTGSRSQFLPRKQDDKLQLQLDAFRFSQDGRSSLYITCSLRATVASVPVDSQHKACSFSLAANRWVSVDGNDQVCGCCDASCGLAGVAGAQGTGVLGPIAIQQGPPTASQPGQLYILKG; encoded by the exons ATGGCAGTGCATGAGGGGGTTATAGTGCTGCTTCTTCTTTTAGGTTGCAGCTGTGAAGCTCAACTGAAGTCTGGGTTTCTTGTGAAGACCCCTCAAGTGGCTGCAGTTTATCAAAATGGAttaggtgctccccaggtggtggcagctggctatcaggttggcgtaggggctccccaggtggcttcgaccggctatcaggttggcgtaggggctccccaggtggtggcagctggctatcaggttggcgtaggggctccccaggtggtggcagctggctatcaggttggcgtaggggctccccaggtggcttcgactggctatcag gttggcgtaggggctccccaggtggcttcgaccggctatcaggttggcgtaggggctccccaggtggcttcgaccggctatcag gttggcgtaggggctaccAAGGTGGGGgcgaccggcttccaggttggcgtaggggctccccaggtggcttcgactggcttccaggttggcgtgggggggaccggctatcaggttggcgtaggggctcccaaGGTGGGGGCGGCCGGCTATCTGAGCAAGCAAGTTGCTCCTGCTCTGGTTAAATCTGTGACTGGAATGCAAGTGAACCCTGATAGtgtgagggttgtatgtggggaGGATTCGGTTATGGTGGATGTGCTACAGGACCTTCTAGCTATTGGCCAGCTGATCAATGCTTCAGACATCACCCTTGGTGGTTGTGCACCCACTGGGCAGGATGCTTCTGGCACAGTGAGGTTTCAGTCTGTGCTGCAGGCCTGTGGAAGTACACTGATG ATGACTGCTGATGCCCTGGTCTATAGCTTTGCATTGATCTACACCCCCAGTGGTATTAATGGCAGccccattgtgaggaccaatggTGCTGTGGTTGGCATTGAGTGTCACTATTTGAG GAAGCAGAATGTGAGCAGCAATGCCCTGGTGCCAACCTGGATCCCCTACTATGCTACAATGGCGGCTGAGGCACAACTGAATTTCTCACTGAGGCTGATGGATG ATGCATGGCAGAATGAGAGGGCCTCCAATGTGTACTTCCTGGGAAGTGTCCTGAACATTGAAGCCTCTGTCCTTGTGGGCAACAGTCAGCCCCTGCGTGTCTTTGTGGACAGCTGTGTGGCCACCTTGGTCCCTGATGTGACCTCTCTCCCTAGCTATGCCTTTGTGCAGAACTCTGG GTGCCTGACTGATGCCAAGGTGACAGGATCCCGCTCCCAGTTCCTGCCCAGAAAGCAGGATGACAAGCTGCAGCTTCAGCTGGATGCTTTCAGGTTCTCTCAGGATGGCAGGAGCTCA CTGTACATTACTTGCAGCCTGAGAGCAACAGTGGCTTCTGTGCCTGTGGATTCCCAACACAAGGCTTGTTCCTTCTCTCTTGCCGCTAACAG GTGGGTGTCTGTGGATGGGAATGAccaggtgtgtggctgctgtGACGCCAGCTGTGGGCTTGCAGGTGTAGCAG GTGCTCAAGGCACAGGTGTTCTGGGCCCCATTGCTATCCAACAGGGTCCTCCCACGGCTAGTCAGCCTGGACAGCTGTATATTCTGAAGGGATAG
- the LOC125722663 gene encoding zona pellucida sperm-binding protein 3-like isoform X28: MAVHEGVIVLLLLLGCSCEAQLKSGFLVKTPQVAAVYQNGLGAPQVVAAGYQVGVGAPQVASTGYQVGVGAPQVASTGYQVGVGAPQVASTGYQVGVGAPQVSSTGYQVGVGAPQVASTGFQVGVGGTGYQVGVGAPKVGAAGYLSKQVAPALVKSVTGMQVNPDSVRVVCGEDSVMVDVLQDLLAIGQLINASDITLGGCAPTGQDASGTVRFQSVLQACGSTLMMTADALVYSFALIYTPSGINGSPIVRTNGAVVGIECHYLRKQNVSSNALVPTWIPYYATMAAEAQLNFSLRLMDDAWQNERASNVYFLGSVLNIEASVLVGNSQPLRVFVDSCVATLVPDVTSLPSYAFVQNSGCLTDAKVTGSRSQFLPRKQDDKLQLQLDAFRFSQDGRSSLYITCSLRATVASVPVDSQHKACSFSLAANRWVSVDGNDQVCGCCDASCGLAGVAGAQGTGVLGPIAIQQGPPTASQPGQLYILKG; the protein is encoded by the exons ATGGCAGTGCATGAGGGGGTTATAGTGCTGCTTCTTCTTTTAGGTTGCAGCTGTGAAGCTCAACTGAAGTCTGGGTTTCTTGTGAAGACCCCTCAAGTGGCTGCAGTTTATCAAAATGGAttaggtgctccccaggtggtggcagctggctatcaggttggcgtaggggctccccaggtggcttcgaccggctatcag gttggcgtaggggctccccaggtggcttcgaccggctatcaggttggcgtaggggctccccaggtggcttcgaccggctatcaggttggcgtaggggctccccaggtgtcttcgaccggctatcag gttggcgtaggggctccccaggtggcttcgactggcttccaggttggcgtgggggggaccggctatcaggttggcgtaggggctcccaaGGTGGGGGCGGCCGGCTATCTGAGCAAGCAAGTTGCTCCTGCTCTGGTTAAATCTGTGACTGGAATGCAAGTGAACCCTGATAGtgtgagggttgtatgtggggaGGATTCGGTTATGGTGGATGTGCTACAGGACCTTCTAGCTATTGGCCAGCTGATCAATGCTTCAGACATCACCCTTGGTGGTTGTGCACCCACTGGGCAGGATGCTTCTGGCACAGTGAGGTTTCAGTCTGTGCTGCAGGCCTGTGGAAGTACACTGATG ATGACTGCTGATGCCCTGGTCTATAGCTTTGCATTGATCTACACCCCCAGTGGTATTAATGGCAGccccattgtgaggaccaatggTGCTGTGGTTGGCATTGAGTGTCACTATTTGAG GAAGCAGAATGTGAGCAGCAATGCCCTGGTGCCAACCTGGATCCCCTACTATGCTACAATGGCGGCTGAGGCACAACTGAATTTCTCACTGAGGCTGATGGATG ATGCATGGCAGAATGAGAGGGCCTCCAATGTGTACTTCCTGGGAAGTGTCCTGAACATTGAAGCCTCTGTCCTTGTGGGCAACAGTCAGCCCCTGCGTGTCTTTGTGGACAGCTGTGTGGCCACCTTGGTCCCTGATGTGACCTCTCTCCCTAGCTATGCCTTTGTGCAGAACTCTGG GTGCCTGACTGATGCCAAGGTGACAGGATCCCGCTCCCAGTTCCTGCCCAGAAAGCAGGATGACAAGCTGCAGCTTCAGCTGGATGCTTTCAGGTTCTCTCAGGATGGCAGGAGCTCA CTGTACATTACTTGCAGCCTGAGAGCAACAGTGGCTTCTGTGCCTGTGGATTCCCAACACAAGGCTTGTTCCTTCTCTCTTGCCGCTAACAG GTGGGTGTCTGTGGATGGGAATGAccaggtgtgtggctgctgtGACGCCAGCTGTGGGCTTGCAGGTGTAGCAG GTGCTCAAGGCACAGGTGTTCTGGGCCCCATTGCTATCCAACAGGGTCCTCCCACGGCTAGTCAGCCTGGACAGCTGTATATTCTGAAGGGATAG
- the LOC125722663 gene encoding zona pellucida sperm-binding protein 3-like isoform X35: MAVHEGVIVLLLLLGCSCEAQLKSGFLVKTPQVAAVYQNGLGAPQVVAAGYQVGVGAPQVASTGYQVGVGAPQVASTGYQVGVGATKVGATGFQVGVGAPQVASTGFQVGVGGTGYQVGVGAPKVGAAGYLSKQVAPALVKSVTGMQVNPDSVRVVCGEDSVMVDVLQDLLAIGQLINASDITLGGCAPTGQDASGTVRFQSVLQACGSTLMMTADALVYSFALIYTPSGINGSPIVRTNGAVVGIECHYLRKQNVSSNALVPTWIPYYATMAAEAQLNFSLRLMDDAWQNERASNVYFLGSVLNIEASVLVGNSQPLRVFVDSCVATLVPDVTSLPSYAFVQNSGCLTDAKVTGSRSQFLPRKQDDKLQLQLDAFRFSQDGRSSLYITCSLRATVASVPVDSQHKACSFSLAANRWVSVDGNDQVCGCCDASCGLAGVAGAQGTGVLGPIAIQQGPPTASQPGQLYILKG, from the exons ATGGCAGTGCATGAGGGGGTTATAGTGCTGCTTCTTCTTTTAGGTTGCAGCTGTGAAGCTCAACTGAAGTCTGGGTTTCTTGTGAAGACCCCTCAAGTGGCTGCAGTTTATCAAAATGGAttaggtgctccccaggtggtggcagctggctatcaggttggcgtaggggctccccaggtggcttcgaccggctatcag gttggcgtaggggctccccaggtggcttcgaccggctatcag gttggcgtaggggctaccAAGGTGGGGgcgaccggcttccaggttggcgtaggggctccccaggtggcttcgactggcttccaggttggcgtgggggggaccggctatcaggttggcgtaggggctcccaaGGTGGGGGCGGCCGGCTATCTGAGCAAGCAAGTTGCTCCTGCTCTGGTTAAATCTGTGACTGGAATGCAAGTGAACCCTGATAGtgtgagggttgtatgtggggaGGATTCGGTTATGGTGGATGTGCTACAGGACCTTCTAGCTATTGGCCAGCTGATCAATGCTTCAGACATCACCCTTGGTGGTTGTGCACCCACTGGGCAGGATGCTTCTGGCACAGTGAGGTTTCAGTCTGTGCTGCAGGCCTGTGGAAGTACACTGATG ATGACTGCTGATGCCCTGGTCTATAGCTTTGCATTGATCTACACCCCCAGTGGTATTAATGGCAGccccattgtgaggaccaatggTGCTGTGGTTGGCATTGAGTGTCACTATTTGAG GAAGCAGAATGTGAGCAGCAATGCCCTGGTGCCAACCTGGATCCCCTACTATGCTACAATGGCGGCTGAGGCACAACTGAATTTCTCACTGAGGCTGATGGATG ATGCATGGCAGAATGAGAGGGCCTCCAATGTGTACTTCCTGGGAAGTGTCCTGAACATTGAAGCCTCTGTCCTTGTGGGCAACAGTCAGCCCCTGCGTGTCTTTGTGGACAGCTGTGTGGCCACCTTGGTCCCTGATGTGACCTCTCTCCCTAGCTATGCCTTTGTGCAGAACTCTGG GTGCCTGACTGATGCCAAGGTGACAGGATCCCGCTCCCAGTTCCTGCCCAGAAAGCAGGATGACAAGCTGCAGCTTCAGCTGGATGCTTTCAGGTTCTCTCAGGATGGCAGGAGCTCA CTGTACATTACTTGCAGCCTGAGAGCAACAGTGGCTTCTGTGCCTGTGGATTCCCAACACAAGGCTTGTTCCTTCTCTCTTGCCGCTAACAG GTGGGTGTCTGTGGATGGGAATGAccaggtgtgtggctgctgtGACGCCAGCTGTGGGCTTGCAGGTGTAGCAG GTGCTCAAGGCACAGGTGTTCTGGGCCCCATTGCTATCCAACAGGGTCCTCCCACGGCTAGTCAGCCTGGACAGCTGTATATTCTGAAGGGATAG
- the LOC125722663 gene encoding zona pellucida sperm-binding protein 3-like isoform X8 produces the protein MAVHEGVIVLLLLLGCSCEAQLKSGFLVKTPQVAAVYQNGLGAPQVVAAGYQVGVGAPQVASTGYQVGVGAPQVASTGYQVGVGAPQVASTGYQVGVGAPQVSSTGYQVGVGAPQVSSTGYQVGVGGTGYQVGVGATKVGATGFQVGVGAPQVASTGFQVGVGGTGYQVGVGAPKVGAAGYLSKQVAPALVKSVTGMQVNPDSVRVVCGEDSVMVDVLQDLLAIGQLINASDITLGGCAPTGQDASGTVRFQSVLQACGSTLMMTADALVYSFALIYTPSGINGSPIVRTNGAVVGIECHYLRKQNVSSNALVPTWIPYYATMAAEAQLNFSLRLMDDAWQNERASNVYFLGSVLNIEASVLVGNSQPLRVFVDSCVATLVPDVTSLPSYAFVQNSGCLTDAKVTGSRSQFLPRKQDDKLQLQLDAFRFSQDGRSSLYITCSLRATVASVPVDSQHKACSFSLAANRWVSVDGNDQVCGCCDASCGLAGVAGAQGTGVLGPIAIQQGPPTASQPGQLYILKG, from the exons ATGGCAGTGCATGAGGGGGTTATAGTGCTGCTTCTTCTTTTAGGTTGCAGCTGTGAAGCTCAACTGAAGTCTGGGTTTCTTGTGAAGACCCCTCAAGTGGCTGCAGTTTATCAAAATGGAttaggtgctccccaggtggtggcagctggctatcaggttggcgtaggggctccccaggtggcttcgaccggctatcag gttggcgtaggggctccccaggtggcttcgactggctatcaggttggcgtaggggctccccaggtggcttcgactggctatcaggttggcgtaggggctccccaggtgtcttcgaccggctatcag gttggcgtaggggctccccaggtgtcttcgaccggctatcaggttggcgtgggggggaccggctatcaggttggcgtaggggctaccAAGGTGGGGgcgaccggcttccaggttggcgtaggggctccccaggtggcttcgactggcttccaggttggcgtgggggggaccggctatcaggttggcgtaggggctcccaaGGTGGGGGCGGCCGGCTATCTGAGCAAGCAAGTTGCTCCTGCTCTGGTTAAATCTGTGACTGGAATGCAAGTGAACCCTGATAGtgtgagggttgtatgtggggaGGATTCGGTTATGGTGGATGTGCTACAGGACCTTCTAGCTATTGGCCAGCTGATCAATGCTTCAGACATCACCCTTGGTGGTTGTGCACCCACTGGGCAGGATGCTTCTGGCACAGTGAGGTTTCAGTCTGTGCTGCAGGCCTGTGGAAGTACACTGATG ATGACTGCTGATGCCCTGGTCTATAGCTTTGCATTGATCTACACCCCCAGTGGTATTAATGGCAGccccattgtgaggaccaatggTGCTGTGGTTGGCATTGAGTGTCACTATTTGAG GAAGCAGAATGTGAGCAGCAATGCCCTGGTGCCAACCTGGATCCCCTACTATGCTACAATGGCGGCTGAGGCACAACTGAATTTCTCACTGAGGCTGATGGATG ATGCATGGCAGAATGAGAGGGCCTCCAATGTGTACTTCCTGGGAAGTGTCCTGAACATTGAAGCCTCTGTCCTTGTGGGCAACAGTCAGCCCCTGCGTGTCTTTGTGGACAGCTGTGTGGCCACCTTGGTCCCTGATGTGACCTCTCTCCCTAGCTATGCCTTTGTGCAGAACTCTGG GTGCCTGACTGATGCCAAGGTGACAGGATCCCGCTCCCAGTTCCTGCCCAGAAAGCAGGATGACAAGCTGCAGCTTCAGCTGGATGCTTTCAGGTTCTCTCAGGATGGCAGGAGCTCA CTGTACATTACTTGCAGCCTGAGAGCAACAGTGGCTTCTGTGCCTGTGGATTCCCAACACAAGGCTTGTTCCTTCTCTCTTGCCGCTAACAG GTGGGTGTCTGTGGATGGGAATGAccaggtgtgtggctgctgtGACGCCAGCTGTGGGCTTGCAGGTGTAGCAG GTGCTCAAGGCACAGGTGTTCTGGGCCCCATTGCTATCCAACAGGGTCCTCCCACGGCTAGTCAGCCTGGACAGCTGTATATTCTGAAGGGATAG